In a genomic window of uncultured Sphaerochaeta sp.:
- a CDS encoding recombination protein NinG — MPSAREKALTAFQKYRRYLLADGNGYATCISCGKVGHVSKMDGGHYESRKNKATELEPDNVWPQCKYCNGPLSGNHVAYRNRLISRIGMERLQRLENMVMASKGSEEAMESLSEVDRKAITTKKRDKDYLEIAKRYDKLAKELEKEKLIKNA; from the coding sequence ATGCCGAGTGCGAGAGAGAAGGCGCTGACTGCATTCCAGAAATACCGAAGATACTTACTTGCTGATGGGAATGGTTACGCCACGTGCATATCGTGCGGCAAGGTTGGACATGTTTCCAAGATGGACGGAGGTCACTACGAAAGCCGGAAAAACAAGGCCACGGAGCTTGAGCCGGACAACGTATGGCCCCAATGCAAATATTGCAATGGTCCGCTGTCTGGGAACCACGTTGCGTATAGGAATCGTCTGATCTCACGCATCGGCATGGAACGTTTACAGCGATTGGAGAATATGGTCATGGCTTCCAAAGGCTCTGAGGAAGCGATGGAGAGCTTGTCTGAGGTGGATAGGAAAGCGATTACCACCAAGAAAAGGGACAAGGATTATCTGGAGATTGCAAAGCGATATGACAAGCTTGCAAAGGAACTGGAGAAGGAGAAGTTGATAAAAAATGCGTAA
- a CDS encoding Lin1244/Lin1753 domain-containing protein, which yields MRKMFFFRHYMTELQNPNIAALFKRHGARGYGLYWYLLERLYSKDTNTLTYNKDLEKELAKALRMPCWRVRTIVKDLEVLRLVEITSSGLLSSSRVDYEVKEVRETMAKKRG from the coding sequence ATGCGTAAGATGTTTTTCTTCCGGCACTACATGACAGAGCTTCAGAACCCTAACATCGCCGCACTATTCAAGCGGCATGGTGCAAGGGGGTACGGATTGTACTGGTATCTTCTGGAGCGCCTCTACTCAAAAGATACCAACACTCTGACCTACAACAAGGACCTTGAGAAAGAGCTTGCAAAGGCTCTGAGAATGCCTTGCTGGAGGGTGAGGACGATAGTCAAGGACTTGGAGGTATTGAGGCTTGTGGAGATCACCTCAAGCGGTCTGCTCTCAAGCAGCAGGGTTGATTACGAGGTTAAGGAAGTGCGAGAGACGATGGCCAAGAAGCGGGGGTAG
- a CDS encoding transposase, with translation MSEYEVKRQRIKGIVRTIYDYQDIRIKMGNRLRFKADGSDQKDNGTAMIINNEDIPSLVDAFQDSKDTEEALVKSLKRELKGIKVYDDFLKNVKGVGPMMAAVIIAEYDIHKAHTISAMNQFTGLNPGMVYGRKKSGDNIVVTDTLIKGDKLTAGFLSPYNVRLRTKMIGVLAPSFIKSKSPYSKFYYDYKERLKNKETMIEGRDKAWNETSDLHRHNAAMRYMIKCFIRDLYYVWRESEGLPTRCPYEEEYLGRKHHIYEGEIA, from the coding sequence ATGTCTGAGTACGAAGTTAAGAGACAGAGAATCAAAGGAATCGTGAGAACCATCTATGACTACCAAGATATCAGGATCAAGATGGGAAACCGCCTGAGATTCAAGGCTGATGGGTCTGACCAGAAAGACAACGGAACGGCGATGATAATCAACAATGAGGACATCCCTTCCCTTGTAGATGCCTTCCAGGATTCGAAAGATACCGAGGAAGCATTGGTCAAGTCGCTGAAGAGAGAACTGAAGGGAATCAAGGTCTACGATGATTTCCTCAAGAACGTAAAGGGTGTCGGCCCCATGATGGCAGCAGTCATCATTGCCGAGTATGACATTCACAAGGCCCATACCATTTCCGCAATGAACCAGTTCACTGGCCTCAATCCGGGAATGGTGTATGGAAGGAAGAAGTCTGGAGATAATATTGTTGTCACCGATACGCTCATCAAGGGCGACAAGCTCACCGCTGGCTTCCTCTCACCGTACAATGTGAGGCTTCGGACAAAGATGATCGGCGTTCTTGCCCCATCTTTCATCAAGAGCAAATCACCGTATTCCAAATTCTATTACGACTACAAGGAGAGGCTGAAGAATAAGGAGACCATGATTGAGGGTAGGGACAAGGCTTGGAACGAGACAAGCGACCTGCACCGTCACAACGCAGCAATGAGGTACATGATTAAATGCTTCATCCGGGACCTGTATTACGTCTGGAGAGAGAGCGAAGGCCTTCCTACCAGATGCCCCTACGAAGAAGAGTACCTTGGACGCAAACACCATATTTATGAAGGAGAGATAGCATGA
- a CDS encoding site-specific integrase, which produces MNATYWARCQLRERKSKDITFGEFSEGFYTRTDERSYRAKNERKNRRYNEYYYYTMDGRLRNYILPTFSNVYLRNIDHIMIDEWFISMRRAASGKQMASNSKNKVLMCMSYIMKEAVNLGLIESNPCEKVDKISEESNPRQPFTEEEMAIMFPEFDNTAIWVWGGLMWASYFLIMKCTGFRPGEIAGLTRSNYYPELKGIYTSQSVNSFTKEVVKRIKTTDKGMKSKIGLLSDQCCRILDKHIARMPKDQEYLFMIDGGYLSVFTSNKHFNSFATKAGIDLKGRTQYCLRHTFQTMIAGEVEKSQIEELMGHTKYRQGYDHRDGKRRLEQLQGLRDRLSNII; this is translated from the coding sequence TTGAATGCGACGTATTGGGCTCGATGCCAGCTTAGGGAGAGGAAGAGCAAGGATATTACTTTTGGGGAATTCTCTGAAGGTTTTTACACCAGAACTGACGAAAGGTCATACAGAGCAAAAAACGAAAGAAAGAACCGTCGATACAACGAGTATTATTACTACACAATGGATGGAAGACTCCGCAATTATATCTTGCCAACTTTCAGCAACGTCTATTTGAGAAATATTGACCATATCATGATTGATGAATGGTTCATTTCTATGAGGAGAGCTGCAAGCGGAAAGCAGATGGCGTCCAACTCAAAAAACAAAGTTCTCATGTGCATGTCATACATCATGAAAGAAGCTGTCAACTTAGGCCTAATCGAATCAAATCCGTGCGAGAAAGTTGACAAAATTTCGGAGGAGTCGAATCCGAGACAGCCTTTCACAGAAGAAGAAATGGCAATAATGTTTCCAGAATTTGACAACACAGCTATTTGGGTTTGGGGAGGCCTCATGTGGGCTAGTTATTTCCTTATCATGAAATGTACAGGTTTTAGGCCAGGGGAAATTGCTGGGTTGACAAGATCAAACTACTACCCTGAACTCAAGGGAATCTATACTTCCCAATCTGTAAATAGTTTCACAAAAGAAGTAGTCAAGCGAATCAAAACGACTGACAAAGGCATGAAATCAAAAATCGGTCTGCTTTCTGACCAGTGTTGCAGGATTTTAGACAAACACATAGCAAGAATGCCAAAAGATCAAGAATATTTGTTTATGATTGATGGTGGCTATTTATCAGTTTTTACTTCAAATAAACACTTCAATTCTTTTGCTACGAAAGCAGGCATAGACCTCAAGGGACGAACCCAATACTGTCTACGCCATACTTTCCAAACAATGATTGCGGGCGAAGTTGAGAAAAGCCAGATTGAAGAACTTATGGGTCACACAAAATATCGACAAGGTTATGACCACAGAGACGGGAAACGAAGACTCGAACAACTTCAAGGTCTTCGTGATCGCCTAAGCAACATCATCTAG